A genomic segment from Desulfonatronum lacustre DSM 10312 encodes:
- a CDS encoding efflux RND transporter permease subunit produces MIVNTWALRRQATVLTLLVFLVIIGVYSYLTLPREAFPDITIPYVFVTTTYEGVAPEDMETLITMPIERKLKGLSGVEEIRASSSEGLSTVAVKFIPSVDIDDALQKVRVKVDEAKADLPSDLEDDPVVAEVNFSDIPVIRVVLSGPYSLARLKTWAEDLKDEIDTIPGVLNVLESGGLDREIRVEFDLDRIRAYNVPFSSMIQAVTQSNVNMPGGSMDIGETRYLVRVPEDFKHPADIFSIVAFVRDGRPVYLRDVARIEDTHKDPLTRSRINGRPSVTLSVQKRSGENIVRICDEVRAMVDRLRPDLPPDLVLDITSDMSEDVRFMVSELENNILSGLILVLAVIVAFIGGRSAVFVALAIPYSMFIGFALLSGFGITLNMVVLFSLILALGMLVDNGIVVVENIYRHMQQGRPRAVAARIGTDQVAWPVITATLTTLSAFIPLLFWPGIVGEFMMFLPKTLIMVLSASLFVALVVNPVLSARYQVVRPAKPRQSEDMENLDQEEVHEPWIKRLYLRLLSWSLRHRLVVLGTTVLMLVAAMVGFGTWGKGVEFFPETDPNRAYVHIRAPEGTSLDASDRLVAQVEDIVMEYPDIKFVIGNIGSAGGDPFAAGGPGTHLSRVALDFVDFHDRAQSSTKTLDDIRERLLATIAGAEVQVEKEEGGPPTGPPVNMEISGRDIRVLGELSAQVRRTIRDIPGLVDLKDNFVQGKPEIRINIDKEKAALMELDAYTIAYTVKAAIGGVRVGVLRDDRDEYDITARLPEEARNSLESLKRLTISGPQGEPIPLTSVAEVELGSGVGDIMRLNQRRVVTISASVSGRLANDVLEDIERLLAGFEWPRGYSYQFTGEQEEQAKAQEFLSKAFVAVIFLIFLILITQFNSIIPGLIILAAVLFSLIGVFFGLLVTGTAFGIIMTGIGVISLAGVVVNNAIVLIDYYMQLLGRGMERTEALLRAGMVRFRPVMLTAVTTILGLMPMATGVSFDFKSLTWSIGGESAQWWGPMAVAVVFGLAVATLLTLIVVPVLCSLSKSLPGTALGLHGGKDREPA; encoded by the coding sequence ATGATCGTCAACACATGGGCCTTGCGCCGCCAGGCCACGGTCCTGACCTTGCTGGTGTTCCTGGTGATCATCGGCGTGTATTCCTATCTGACTTTGCCGCGGGAGGCCTTCCCGGACATCACCATTCCGTACGTGTTCGTGACCACGACCTATGAGGGCGTGGCGCCGGAGGACATGGAGACGTTGATCACCATGCCCATTGAGCGCAAGCTCAAGGGGTTGTCCGGGGTGGAGGAGATTCGGGCCAGTTCGTCCGAGGGGTTGTCCACGGTGGCGGTGAAGTTCATTCCCTCGGTGGACATCGACGATGCCTTGCAGAAGGTCCGGGTCAAGGTGGACGAGGCCAAAGCGGACCTGCCTTCGGACCTGGAAGACGACCCGGTGGTGGCGGAGGTCAATTTTTCGGACATCCCGGTGATCCGGGTGGTTCTCTCAGGCCCGTACTCCCTGGCCCGGCTGAAGACCTGGGCCGAGGATCTCAAGGACGAGATCGATACCATCCCCGGGGTGCTCAACGTCCTGGAAAGCGGCGGGCTGGATCGGGAAATCCGGGTGGAGTTCGACCTGGACCGCATCCGGGCCTACAACGTGCCCTTTTCCAGCATGATCCAGGCCGTGACCCAGAGCAACGTGAACATGCCCGGCGGGAGTATGGACATCGGCGAGACCCGTTATCTGGTGCGGGTTCCCGAGGATTTCAAACACCCGGCGGATATTTTTTCCATCGTGGCCTTTGTCCGCGACGGACGACCCGTTTACCTCCGCGACGTGGCCCGGATTGAGGACACCCACAAGGACCCCCTGACCCGCAGCCGGATTAACGGGCGGCCCAGTGTGACCCTTTCGGTGCAAAAGCGTAGCGGGGAGAACATCGTCCGGATCTGTGACGAGGTCCGGGCCATGGTGGACCGGCTCAGGCCGGATCTGCCGCCGGACCTGGTCCTGGACATCACCTCGGACATGTCCGAGGATGTCAGGTTCATGGTCTCCGAGCTGGAGAATAACATTCTTTCCGGCTTGATTCTGGTGCTCGCCGTGATCGTGGCCTTCATCGGCGGACGTTCGGCCGTGTTCGTGGCCCTGGCCATCCCGTATTCCATGTTCATCGGCTTCGCCCTGCTCTCCGGGTTCGGGATCACCCTGAACATGGTGGTGCTCTTTTCCCTGATCCTGGCCCTGGGCATGCTCGTGGACAACGGCATCGTCGTGGTGGAGAACATCTATCGCCACATGCAGCAGGGCCGGCCCCGGGCCGTCGCGGCCCGGATCGGCACGGATCAGGTGGCCTGGCCAGTGATCACGGCCACCTTGACCACCCTGTCCGCGTTCATCCCGCTGCTGTTCTGGCCGGGCATCGTGGGTGAGTTCATGATGTTCCTGCCCAAGACCCTGATCATGGTTCTCTCTGCTTCCCTGTTCGTGGCCCTGGTGGTCAACCCGGTGCTTTCCGCCCGGTACCAGGTCGTCAGGCCGGCCAAGCCCCGACAAAGCGAGGATATGGAAAACCTCGACCAGGAAGAGGTCCATGAGCCCTGGATCAAGCGACTCTACCTCCGTCTTCTGTCTTGGTCCCTGCGCCATCGGCTGGTGGTTCTGGGAACGACCGTGCTGATGCTGGTCGCGGCCATGGTCGGTTTCGGGACCTGGGGCAAGGGGGTGGAGTTCTTCCCGGAGACCGACCCGAACCGGGCCTACGTGCATATCCGCGCTCCGGAAGGCACCAGCCTGGACGCCTCGGACCGGCTGGTGGCCCAGGTGGAAGACATTGTCATGGAATACCCGGACATCAAGTTTGTGATCGGGAACATCGGTTCCGCCGGGGGCGATCCCTTCGCCGCGGGCGGACCGGGAACGCACCTGAGCCGGGTGGCCCTGGACTTCGTGGATTTCCACGATCGCGCCCAGTCTTCCACCAAGACCCTGGACGATATTCGCGAACGCCTTCTGGCGACCATTGCCGGGGCCGAGGTCCAGGTGGAAAAGGAAGAAGGGGGGCCGCCCACCGGGCCGCCGGTAAACATGGAGATTTCCGGGCGGGACATCCGGGTCCTGGGCGAACTGTCGGCCCAGGTTCGCCGGACTATTCGGGATATCCCCGGACTGGTGGACCTGAAGGACAATTTCGTTCAGGGCAAGCCGGAGATCCGAATCAACATCGACAAGGAAAAAGCAGCGTTGATGGAGCTGGACGCCTACACCATCGCCTATACGGTCAAGGCGGCCATCGGCGGGGTGCGGGTGGGGGTGTTGCGCGACGACCGGGACGAGTACGACATCACGGCCCGGCTTCCGGAGGAGGCCCGAAACTCCCTGGAGTCCCTGAAGCGACTGACCATTTCCGGGCCCCAGGGCGAGCCCATCCCGCTGACCAGCGTGGCCGAAGTGGAACTGGGCAGCGGCGTGGGGGACATCATGCGCCTGAACCAGCGCCGGGTGGTCACGATTTCGGCCTCGGTCTCCGGGCGCCTGGCCAACGACGTGCTGGAGGACATCGAGCGGCTTCTGGCCGGTTTTGAATGGCCTCGGGGGTATTCCTACCAGTTCACCGGAGAGCAGGAGGAGCAGGCCAAAGCCCAGGAGTTCCTGAGCAAGGCCTTTGTGGCGGTGATCTTCCTGATCTTCCTGATCCTGATCACCCAGTTCAATTCCATCATCCCCGGGCTGATCATCCTGGCCGCGGTGCTCTTCTCCCTGATCGGCGTGTTCTTCGGGCTGTTGGTCACGGGTACGGCCTTCGGGATCATCATGACCGGGATCGGCGTGATCAGCCTGGCCGGAGTGGTGGTGAACAACGCCATCGTGCTTATCGACTACTACATGCAGCTTTTGGGGCGGGGCATGGAACGCACCGAAGCCCTGCTCCGAGCCGGGATGGTTCGGTTCCGACCGGTGATGCTCACGGCCGTCACCACCATCCTCGGCCTGATGCCCATGGCCACCGGCGTCAGTTTCGACTTTAAGAGCCTGACCTGGAGCATCGGCGGCGAGTCGGCCCAATGGTGGGGCCCAATGGCCGTGGCCGTGGTCTTCGGCCTGGCCGTGGCCACGCTGTTGACGTTGATCGTGGTGCCCGTGCTCTGCTCCCTGTCCAAAAGCCTCCCGGGAACGGCCCTGGGGTTGCATGGGGGCAAGGACCGGGAGCCGGCGTGA
- a CDS encoding efflux RND transporter periplasmic adaptor subunit, giving the protein MQKTTHFLFSFVRLILLALLILAGLAPLSGCSPSSGEEPRGESGEPAPPRRVNVVIQEIVPQEIRDAVVLPGSADPWLSVALAAETAGRVEKLSVREGDHVRPGQVIAQVDVTALGAGMARARAAFELFEDQLRRRERLFQDQIISEEELDQIRSEKVQAREALRQAEIEYDRGLVRTPSSGRVNDLLIEVGEFVDRGQVVVELVDIDKIKVQVQVPEMDVRFLEVGLPVLVMVDAFQGQEFPGVIDFIAFRGDQATKTFRTQVVMDNPEGRIRPGMIARVLFLRRIIPDALAIPLSALIDRGGERLVYVEEDGLARARQVEIGVIERDRIQITSGLHPGDRLIVAGHREVDEGTAVVVR; this is encoded by the coding sequence ATGCAAAAGACGACGCATTTCTTGTTTTCATTCGTCCGGCTGATTCTGCTGGCTTTGCTGATTCTGGCCGGTCTGGCTCCGCTCTCCGGCTGTTCCCCCTCGTCCGGCGAAGAACCCCGAGGAGAGTCTGGGGAACCGGCCCCTCCGCGTCGGGTCAACGTGGTGATTCAGGAGATCGTGCCGCAAGAGATTCGAGACGCGGTCGTGCTGCCCGGTTCGGCGGACCCCTGGCTGAGCGTGGCCTTGGCCGCGGAGACCGCCGGCAGGGTTGAAAAGCTCTCCGTGCGCGAGGGCGATCACGTCCGGCCCGGTCAGGTCATCGCCCAGGTCGACGTCACGGCCCTGGGCGCGGGCATGGCCAGGGCACGGGCGGCCTTCGAGCTGTTCGAGGACCAGCTGCGACGGCGGGAACGATTGTTCCAGGATCAGATTATTTCCGAGGAGGAACTGGACCAGATCCGCAGCGAGAAGGTTCAGGCCAGGGAGGCGTTGCGTCAGGCTGAAATCGAGTACGACCGTGGTTTGGTCCGGACTCCAAGCTCCGGTCGGGTGAACGATCTGTTGATCGAGGTCGGCGAGTTCGTGGACCGCGGCCAGGTGGTCGTCGAACTGGTGGACATTGATAAGATCAAGGTCCAGGTCCAGGTTCCGGAAATGGATGTCCGCTTTCTGGAGGTGGGCCTGCCCGTGCTGGTGATGGTGGATGCTTTTCAGGGCCAGGAGTTTCCGGGCGTCATCGACTTCATCGCCTTTCGGGGCGACCAAGCCACCAAGACCTTCCGCACCCAGGTGGTCATGGACAATCCCGAGGGCCGGATTCGTCCGGGGATGATCGCCCGGGTGCTCTTTCTGCGCCGGATCATCCCCGACGCCCTGGCCATCCCGCTGTCCGCACTGATCGACCGGGGCGGGGAGCGCCTGGTCTACGTGGAAGAAGACGGCCTGGCCCGGGCCCGCCAGGTGGAGATCGGGGTCATCGAACGCGACCGCATCCAGATCACCAGCGGCCTGCACCCCGGCGACCGCCTGATCGTGGCCGGGCACCGCGAAGTGGATGAAGGTACGGCGGTGGTGGTGCGATGA
- a CDS encoding autotransporter assembly complex protein TamA: MPRLLVFALLLAGLVASTRPAQAQFDNLRALVPETLHQTLFGTDAYQVVFEGDLDSGLRDVLRSVSESHALRERIPATDQMFQRRARADIPNLLRALRSEGYYDGRVEAHVDPHASPPRIVFQVQPGPAYLLKAVHFDGPDSEEGFGFPPPGPATAGLALGSRARAPEISGGKDMFREFLRENGHPFPWVALREVQVDHESQTLSVFYTFNPGPSARFGPVIVEGEERVSPRYILDQVPWSENQPFRSSQLQRLRATLMQTGLFTMVDVSHPGSIPETSVYNDLGNNELPVTISVVERVPRTVKAGVAYETDTGFGTALEWEHRNILGSGEQFRTRLHLAEKRQMLEGEFQVPEFPDPSQSLTIQGNIGQETTDALEKKEAAAGAMINRRLDRFWSVGLGATFRYSEVTQLGKTETYGLISTPGELTWDMRDNVLNPARGWRVQLRAEPFLDTLEWNTTFFKLSGSLSAYLPILAEDRLVLAGRGALGSITGETNMNLPPDQRFYAGGGGSVRGYAYQSIGPEVDGKIVGGKSMVEVGTELRLRLENNIGLVAFLDGGQVFSETELQFQDDFLWGAGLGLRYYLDFGPIRLDLAFPLNRRDKDSAFQVYVSIGQAY; the protein is encoded by the coding sequence TTGCCGCGACTTCTCGTTTTCGCCCTGCTGCTGGCCGGCTTGGTCGCATCGACCAGGCCGGCCCAGGCCCAGTTCGACAACCTGCGGGCCCTCGTCCCGGAGACCCTGCACCAGACCTTGTTCGGCACGGACGCGTATCAGGTGGTGTTCGAAGGCGACCTGGACTCCGGTCTTCGGGACGTCCTGCGCTCGGTGTCCGAATCCCACGCCCTGCGCGAGCGCATACCGGCCACGGACCAGATGTTCCAGCGCCGCGCCCGGGCCGACATCCCCAACCTGCTTCGCGCCCTGCGCTCCGAAGGCTACTACGACGGACGGGTCGAGGCCCATGTCGATCCGCACGCTTCGCCGCCCCGGATTGTTTTTCAGGTCCAGCCAGGGCCTGCCTATCTGCTGAAGGCCGTGCATTTCGACGGCCCGGATTCCGAAGAGGGGTTCGGCTTTCCTCCTCCCGGTCCGGCCACTGCGGGCCTCGCCCTGGGCAGCCGGGCCAGAGCGCCGGAAATCAGCGGGGGCAAGGACATGTTCCGCGAGTTCCTGCGCGAAAACGGCCACCCCTTTCCCTGGGTCGCGCTCCGGGAAGTTCAAGTGGACCATGAATCCCAAACCCTTTCCGTATTCTACACCTTCAACCCCGGTCCTTCGGCCCGGTTCGGCCCGGTGATCGTGGAAGGCGAAGAGCGGGTCTCGCCGCGCTACATTTTGGACCAGGTTCCCTGGTCCGAGAACCAGCCGTTCCGGTCTTCCCAACTGCAAAGGCTGCGCGCCACGCTGATGCAGACCGGCCTGTTCACCATGGTGGACGTCTCCCATCCGGGATCGATCCCCGAGACATCCGTGTACAACGACCTCGGGAACAACGAGCTGCCCGTCACCATTTCCGTGGTGGAGCGCGTCCCCCGAACCGTCAAGGCCGGGGTGGCTTACGAAACCGACACGGGATTCGGCACGGCCCTGGAATGGGAGCATCGCAACATCCTCGGAAGCGGCGAACAATTTCGCACCCGACTCCACTTGGCCGAAAAACGGCAAATGCTCGAAGGCGAATTCCAGGTACCGGAGTTTCCCGACCCGTCCCAGTCCCTGACCATCCAGGGCAATATCGGCCAGGAAACAACCGACGCCCTGGAAAAAAAGGAGGCCGCGGCCGGGGCCATGATCAATCGCCGGCTGGACCGCTTCTGGTCCGTGGGCCTCGGGGCCACCTTCCGGTACTCGGAAGTTACCCAGCTCGGAAAAACCGAGACCTACGGCCTGATCTCCACCCCGGGCGAGCTGACCTGGGACATGCGCGACAACGTGCTCAACCCGGCCAGGGGCTGGCGGGTCCAGCTCCGGGCCGAACCGTTTCTGGACACGCTGGAATGGAACACGACCTTCTTCAAGCTGTCCGGCTCCCTCAGCGCCTATCTGCCCATCCTGGCCGAAGACCGCCTGGTCCTGGCCGGACGGGGGGCCCTGGGGTCGATTACCGGCGAAACCAACATGAACCTCCCCCCTGATCAACGTTTCTACGCCGGCGGAGGCGGCTCGGTCCGCGGCTACGCTTACCAGTCCATCGGACCGGAGGTGGACGGCAAGATCGTGGGGGGCAAGAGCATGGTGGAGGTGGGCACGGAACTGCGGCTGCGCCTGGAGAACAACATCGGTCTGGTGGCCTTTCTGGACGGCGGACAGGTGTTCAGCGAAACGGAACTCCAATTCCAGGACGATTTCCTCTGGGGAGCGGGTCTGGGGCTGCGCTACTACCTGGATTTCGGCCCCATCCGCCTGGACCTGGCCTTCCCGCTGAACCGGAGGGACAAGGACAGCGCGTTCCAGGTCTATGTGAGTATCGGGCAGGCGTATTGA